A stretch of the Aegilops tauschii subsp. strangulata cultivar AL8/78 chromosome 4, Aet v6.0, whole genome shotgun sequence genome encodes the following:
- the LOC109765083 gene encoding uncharacterized protein, with translation MARTTNGWARGVVAFAAVAVAVSAGRRYSWDVEAAVAVFRRGRGALGPWAAPAHVAAHALTLALCPPYAIFFEGAAALFFGFLPGVVCVFCAKILGASLSFWIGRAIFKYFTSAMEWLQRNKYFHVVVKGVEKDGWKFVLLARFSPLPSYIINYALSATDVEFFRDFLLPTIVGCLPMILQNVSIVSLADAAVASTTGSKKSHIYSYLFPIFGIVSSILISLRIKQYSSALAIPEELTNPPTNGNINEDTSSEKTTKRR, from the exons ATGGCGAGGACGACCAACGGGTGGGCACGAGGGGTGGTGGCGTTCGCGGCGGTGGCAGTCGCGGTATCAGCGGGGCGGCGGTACAGTTGGGATGTGGAGGCGGCGGTCGCGGTGTTCAGGCGCGGGAGGGGTGCGCTGGGGCCCTGGGCGGCACCCGCTCACGTCGCCGCCCACGCGCTCACGCTCGCGCTATGCCCACCCTACGCCATCTTCTTCGAGGGCGCCGCTGCGCTCTTCTTCGGGTTCCTCCCTGGCGTTGTTTGCGTCTTCTGCGCCAAAATCCTTGGCGCGTCGCTCTCCTTCTGGATCGGCAG GGCAATTTTCAAATATTTTACTTCAGCAATGGAATGGTTACAAAGAAATAAGTACTTCCATGTTGTGGTTAAAGGTGTTGAGAAGGATGGCTGGAAATTTGTGTTACTCGCTAGATTCTCTCCTCTTCCTTCATACATCATCAACTACGCTCTATCTGCCACTGATGTTGAATTTTTCAGAGATTTTCTCCTTCCTACAATTGTTGGCTGTTTACCAATGATCCTACAGAATGTTTCCATTGTAAGCCTTGCTGATGCAGCGGTGGCCTCCACTACAGGATCTAAGAAATCTCATATCTATTCTTATTTGTTCCCAATATTTGGAATTGTGTCCAGCATTCTCATTTCTTTGAGGATTAAGCAATACTCTTCTGCCCTTGCAATTCCGGAAGAGCTTACAAACCCACCCACTAATGGAAACATCAATGAAGATACCTCTTCTGAGAAAACTACGAAAAGAAGATGA